ACGGCGCGCGTACTACCGCAGCAATGGCGAACCGGGCATCGGGCTGGGCATCGTCAAGACCTCCACCGCCAACTCGCTGGACGTGGCCCGCACCGCACGTGCCGAAGCCGAGCGCGTCGGGCAGACCCTGCCCGAAGGCACCCACATCTTCGTCGCCTTCGACAACACCACCTTCATCGAAGCGGCCGTGGACCGCGTCTACGCCACGCTGGTGGAAGCCATGCTGCTGGTGCTGGCGGTGATCTGGCTGTTCCTCGGCAGTTTCCGCGCCGCGCTGATTCCCGCGGTCACCGTGCCGGTGTGCCTGGTGGCGGCGTTCATCGCGTTGTACGCGTTTGGTTTTTCCATCAACCTGCTGACCCTGCTGGCGCTGGTGCTGTGTATCGGCCTGGTGGTTGATGACGCCATCGTGGTGGTGGAAAACGTGCAGCGCCGCATCGACCTGGGCGAGCCGCCGCTGGTGGCCTCCAAGCGCGGCACCGCGCAGGTGGCGTTCGCGGTGATCGCCACCACCGCCGTGCTGGTGGCGGTGTTCCTGCCGGTGGGCTTCCTGGAAGGCAATACCGGTCGCCTGTTCCGCGAGTTGGCCGTGGCGCTGGCCGCCGCCGTGGCGCTGTCGGCGTTCGTCTCGCTCACGCTGACCCCGATGATGGCCTCCAAGCTGCTCAAGCCGCACAGCGGCCAGCCGCCGAAGGGACTGCACGGGGTGATCAACCGCAATCTGGACCGCGTCTCGGCCGCCTACGGGCGGGTGCTCGACGCACACGTCGGGCGCACCTGGATCTACGTGGTGGTGATGCTGCTGTCGCTGCTGGCCAGCGCGTTGCTGCTAAAGCTGCTGCCGTCCGAACTGGCGCCGGCCGAAGACCGCGGTTCGTTCCAGATCATGATCGATGGCCCGGAAGGCGCCGGCTACGACTACACCGTGGGCCAGGTGCAGGAAGTGGAGAAGGTGGTGGCCGGGTTTGTCGGCGACGACAAGCCGATCGTGCGCGCCAACCCGCGCGTGCCCGGCGGCTTCGGTGCCAGCGAAGAAATGCATACCGGCCGCATCAGCGTGTTCCTGCAGCCATGGCGCGAGCGCCAGGCCGCCACGCCGGACGTGGCCGCCGACCTGCAGAAGCACCTGGATGGCATACGCGGCGTGCGCGTGCGCACCCAGGTCGGTGGCGGGCTGGTGCGCAGCCAGGGCCAGCCGTTCCAGATCGTGCTGGGCGGGCCGGAGTACGCCGAAATCGCGCAGTGGCGCGATCGCATGCTGGCACGCATGGCCGACAACCCGGGCCTGGTCGGCCCGGATTCGGACTACAAGGAAACCCGGCCGCAGATGCGGGTCAACATCGACCGCCAGCGCGCCGCCGACCTGGGCGTGTCGGTCACCGCGATCGGCAGCGCGCTGGAAACCATGATGGGCTCGCGCCGGGTCACCACCTTCGTCGACAACGGCGAGGAATACGACGTACTGGTGCAGGCTGGCCGCGATGGCCGCGCCACCCCGGCCGACCTGGCCGCCATCCGCGTGCGTGCCAGCGGCGGCGAACTGGTGCCGTTGTCCAACCTGGTCACGCTCAGCGAAGTGGCCGAGGCGGGCAACCTCAACCGCTTCAACCGGCTGCGCTCGATCACCATCACCGCCGGGCTGGCCCCGGGCTACCCGCTGGGCGAGGCGATCGCGTGGGCCCAGCAGACCGCCCGCGAGGAACTGCCGCAGCACGCGCAGCTGGACTGGAAGGGGGAATCGCGCGAATACCAGAACGCCGGTAGTGCGGTGCTGCTGACCTTCGCCATGGCATTGCTGGTGGTGTACCTGGTGCTGGCCGCGCAGTTCGAGAGCTTCATCCACCCGCTGGTGATCATGCTGACCGTGCCGCTGGGCGTGCTCGGCGCGCTGCTGGGCCTGTATGTCAGTGGCGGCAGCATCAACCTGTTCAGCCAGATCGGCATCGTGATGCTGGTCGGGCTGGCGGCCAAGAACGGCATCCTGATCGTGGAGTTCGCCAACCAGCTGCGCGACGAAGGCCGCGACGTGCACCGGGCCATCGTCGAGTCGTCGATGGTGCGCCTCCGCCCGATCCTGATGACCTCCATTGCCACGGTGGTCGGCGCGATCCCGCTGGTGGTCGCCGGCGGCCCGGGCTCGGCCAGCCGCGGCACCATCGGCATCGTGGTGATCTTCGGCGTCACCGTGTCCACCTTCCTGTCCCTGTTCGTGGTGCCGGCGTTCTATTCGCTGCTGGCCCCGTACACGCGTTCGCCCGAAGCGGTGGCCCGTGAGCTGGAGAAGCAGGAGGCGGAGACCCCGTCGGTGGGCGGGCACGCCTGACCGGGGCAGATGAATACGTAGCTGCCGTGTAGAGCCGGGCTTTTTCCCGGCTGCTCTGCCGATAAGAGGCCGCGTAGAGCCGGGCTCTGCCCGGCTGCTCTGCTCCGCGCGGCCAAAAAGCATCAAGCAGCCGGGCAGAGCCCGGCTCTACGGCGCTGGCGTGTGATTGCCCGGGCGCGTGGCGACGCGTTCACCCGCCCCACGCCGCCGCCCCCCACGCACCCGGCGCTACCCGTGGCGGCCGTGATGGTGGAGAATCGACCCGGTCCCCTCCAGCCGACGGGACGTCCTTTTTTTCCGCCGACTGGAGAGAGCGCGTGGAAGCAACCGTACATTTCATCAACAGCATCATCTGGAGCAAGGCGCTGATCGCCGTGTGCCTGGGCGCTGGCCTGTTCTTCAGCGTCCGCACCCGGTTCATGCAGATCCGCGGCTTCTTCGAGATGTGCCGCCTTACGGTGAAGGGCGAGAAGTCCGATGCCGGCGTGTCCTCCTTCCAGGCCCTGGCCATGTCGATGGCCGGCCGCATGGGCATCGGCAACATCGCCGGCGTGGCCACCGCCATCGCTTTCGGCGGTCCCGGCGCGATCTTCTGGATGTGGGTCATGGGCTTCGTCGGCGCCTCCACCTCGTACGTGGAATGCACCCTGGCCCAGATCTACAAGACCAAGGACGCCGAAGGCCGCTACCGCGGCGGCCCGGCGTACTACATCGAAAAAGCGATGGGCATGAAGTGGTACGCCCTGGCCTTCGCCGTGGCCACCATCATCGCCGCGGGCTTCCTGATGCCGGGCGTGCAGGCCAATGCCATCGCCGACAGCATCATCAACGCCTGCCGTGGCGGCGCCCTGTGCGGCCCGCTGGATGGCCAATTCATGGGCCTGGCCGACGTCCAGGCACTGAAGCTGGGTATCGGCGTCGTGGTGGCGCTGCTGCTGGGCGTGGTCATCTTCGGCGGCGTCAAGCGCATCGCCAACTTCGCCGAAGTGGTGGTGCCGTTCATGGCCGCCGCGTTCATCCTGATGGCCATCGTCATCATGATCATCAACTACGACCGCGTGCCGGAAATGTTCGGCATCATCTTCGACAGCGCCTTCGGCACCCACGCCGCGTTCGGCGCGATGATGGGCCTGGCGGTGGAGTGGGGCATCAAGCGCGGCATCTATGCCAATGAAGCCGGCCAGGGCTCGGGCCCGCACGCCGCGGCTGCGTCGGAGGTCTCGCACCCGGCCAAGCAGGGCTACGTGCAGGCCTTCGCGATCTATTTCGACACCATGATGGTGTGCACCGCCACCGCCTTCCTGATCCTGGCCAGCGGCACTTACAACGTGTACTCGCCGGTGGCCGGTGCCGAGCCGATCTTCCAGGGCCTGGCCGGTATCCCGGAAGGCGCGGGCTACGCGCAGGCCGGTGTGGAAGCGGTGTTGCCGGGCTGGGGCGCCTCGTTCGTGTCGGTGGCGATCTTCTTCTTCGCCTTCACCACGATCATGGCCTATTACTACATGGCCGAAACCAACCTCAGCTACATCAACCAGAACCGCAAGCGCCCGCTCACCGTGCTGGTGCTGCGCCTGGGCATCATCGGCATGGTGGTGTTCGGTGCGTTCCACAACGCCACCCTGGCGTGGGCGCTGGGCGACATCGGCGTGGGCCTGATGGCCTGGTTGAACATCATCGCCATCCTGATCGTGCAGAAGCCGGCGATGCTGGCGCTGCGCGATTACGAACGACAGAAGAAGCTCGGCCTGGATCCGACCTTCGACCCCGATGCATTGGGCATCAAGAACGCCGATTTCTGGCGTCAACGCAAGCTGGAGTTGTCCCGTAGTGAATGATCCCTGGAAGAATGCCCGCCGCCCGTCTTCGCGGCCGCCGCGGGCCACCCCGCTGCCCCCGCGCGAGGGCGGCACGCCGCCACCGCCGGGGCGGGGCAATGACGAGCTGCGCCTGTATGGCTGGAACGCCGTGCAGGCCCTGTTCGACAAGCGCCCACAGGCGCTGCGCAAGCTGTACCTGGCCGAATCGCTGATCCCGCGCCTGCAGCCGATGCTGAAGTGGTGCGTGTCCAACCGGGTGGGCTACCGCGTGGTGGAAGAGGGCGACCTCAACAAGCTGGCCGCTACCACCCACCATGAAGGGGTGGTGGCCGACGTGCTGCGCGCGCCGATGCTGGAGCTGGGCGAGTGGCTGGGCACGCTGCCGGCCGGCACGCCGGCGCTGGCGCTGTGGCTGGATGGCGTGGGCAACCCGCACAATTTCGGCGCGATCCTGCGCTCGGCGGCGCATTTCGGCGTGGCCGGCCTGCTGCTGCCACCGGGGTCCACGCTGGCGTTGTCCGGCGCGGCCGCGCGCGTAGCCGAAGGCGGCGCCGAATCGGTGCCGCTGGTGCGGCTGCCGGCAGTGCCGCAGGCGATGCAGCAGCTGCGCGACGCCGGCTTTGGCCTGGCCGCGACGCTGGTGGACGGCGGCGACAACCTGTTCGCCAGCGATGTGCCGGCGCGCCTGGTGTACGTGATGGGCGCCGAAGGCGAGGGCATGGACCGTGAGCTGGCGCAGGACTGCGACGCGCAGGTGTCCATTCCGGGTACCGGCGCGGTGGAGAGCCTCAACGTGGCATCGGCGACAGCGGTGCTGTTGTCGCACTGGTACGGACGCCAGGTCCGCTGAACAGGTGATGTTTTTCGGGTAGCGCGCGTGCGCGCTTGCCCAACGCGGTGTGATCGGTGTCACTGATGGCGTAGTGACTACAGCCGATTCGGATTTTTCGCATAGTGCGCTGGCCTTGAGCTGCGTCACAGTGCTCGGCGGTGCTGTGTTGGGTAGGTGAGGAGAGACACCCACCCAGCGCGGCGCCGTTGTCCGGATCGCAGAATGTCTGTGACGCTCACCGCGTGGGGTGTGACGAGTCCCGGTAGCCCGGTCGTTTTTCGACCGGGCTTTTTTATGCGTCATCGATGGGTAGAGCCACCCCACGGGTGGCTGCACGCAGCGCGGGAACACCCGCTCTCTACGCTTCCGTCATTGCCCCACGCAATGAACACCATGGTTGCGATCGCCGGCCAAGAACGCAGAACAACACCATCGCACGTGATGCGAAATGGCGTGCGTGCGGCCCCGCACAGATCGGCAAAAACAAGGGTTCTGCACATTGTTGCCGCCCGACGCGCTGTGCAGATTGGCGCAGCGGTGTGCTTGAGCACCGCCTTCTTTCCAGTCTCACGGGAGTCTTGGCATGACCTTGTCCGCGTTGTCGTTTCATCGTGTCGCCGCACTAGCGCTGGCGGCTGTTTCCATGGGGCTTGTCGCTCCGCACGCCGCCGCGCAGGCGCGCAGCCTGGACGGGGTGAACTTCACCGGTCCGCTGGTGACTGCCAACCCGGCCGGGGTGGCGCGCGGCCACTGGTACATCGAGCCGTACCTGGTCCGCGTCGACAGTGATGCCGGTTACGACACCACCGGTCGCCGCCAGCGCAGCAGCGACAGCGGCGCCTGGCTCACCGTCGTGCCCATCGCCTATGGCATGGGCGAGCGCGTGACCGCGCAGGTCAATCTCAGCGCGGCACGTGCCGACGCGGCCGGCGCGCGCAGCGGTGCAGTGCGTGCCGGTGACACCACCGCGCGGCTGCAGTACCTGTTGCAGGCGCCCAGCGCCGACGGCACGCGCCCGGCCATTTCGGTGGCGCTGCTGCAGCGCTTTGCCACCGGCAGCTACGACCGCATCGGTGGCAATCCACTCAACGCCCAGGGCGATGGCGTGCAGCGCACCACCTTTGCACTGGGCGTGCAGCAGGTGCTGTGGATGCCCAATGACCGCCCGCTGCGCTGGCGTGGCCAGCTCAGCGCCAGCCCGGCACCGGCGCGCGTGGCGCTGCACGACAGCAGCGTGTACGGCACCGATCCCGGCTTCCGCGGCAGCATCGCGCGGGGCTCGCTGCTGGGTCTCTCGTTGGGGGCCGAATACAGCTTCAACGCCCGCTGGGTGGCTGCGCTGGACCTCACCGCCAGCCGCGAAAGCGACCAGCACATCACCGGTTATGCCCCGGGCAGCGAGGGCCTGCGCAGCGTCAACCAGCGCCGGCCTTCCAGCAGCAGCGTCAGCCTTGCGCCGGCCATCGAGTACCACTTCAGTCCCTCGCTGGGGCTGATCGCCGGCGTCGAGTTCAGCGTGGGCGGCCGCAACAGCGGTGCGTTCGTCAGCCCGCAGATCGCACTCGGGATGTACTTCTGATGCGCGCGCCCTCGACCCGCCGTCCTGTCCCCGGGAGCCGCCCATGACCATTGAATCCATCGTTGCCCGCCTGCTCGACCTGGTCTGGAGCCCAGCGCTGGTGGGGCTGTGCCTGCTGGCCGGCCTGTACTTCAGCGTGCGCACCCGCTTCATCCAGCTGCGTGCATTGCCGGACATGCTGCGCCTGTTGTTCAGTTCCAGCAGTTCGGCCTCCGGGGTGTCCTCGTTCCAGGCACTGAGCCTGTCGCTGTCCAGCCGCGTCGGCGTCGGCAACATCGCCGGCGTGGCGATGGCCATCGCCTACGGCGGTCCCGGCGCGATCTTCTGGATGTGGTGCGTGGCCTTCCTGGGTGCCAGCAGCGCGTTCATCGAATCGACCCTGGCGCAGATCTACAAGGAGCGCGATGCCAACGGGCAGTACCGCGGCGGCCCGGCGTACTACATCGAACGCGCGCTGGGCCAGCGCTGGTATGCCGTGGCCTTCGCGATCAGCGCGGTGATTGGCTGCGGACTGTTCCTGCCGGGCACCCAGTCCAATGCGATCGCCAGTGCGCTCGACGGCGCCTGGGGCGTTCCCGCCAGTGCATCGGCGGCCGGCATGGTGGTCGTGATCGGGTTGGTGATTTTCGGCGGCGTACGCCGTATCGCCAGCGTGACGCAGGTGGTGGTGCCGATCATGGCGATCGGCTATCTGCTGGTGGCCGCAGTGGTGATGGCGCTCAACGTGGATGCGCTGCCGGGCATGGCGCGGCTGATCGTCGACAGCGCGTTCGGTACCGATGCCGCTTTTGGCGCGATGATCGGCACCGCCATCCAGTGGGGCGTGCGCCGCGGGGTGATGTCCAATGAAGCCGGCATGGGCAGTGGCGCGCATCCGGCTGCGGCCGCCGAGGTCTCGCATCCGGTCAAGCAGGGCCTGGTGCAGGCATTCTCGGTCTACATCGACACCCTGGTGGTGTGCAGCGCCACCGCATTCCTGGTGTTGTCCACCGGCGCTTACAACGTGTACGACCCGGCGGCGGCAAGCCATGCCGGCATGCTGGTGGCGAACGTACCGGGGCTGGCCGCCGGACCGCACTTCGTGCAGCACGCGGTCGAGTCGGCGTTGCCCGGATTCGGCACGGCCTTCATCGCGTTGGCGATTCTGCCGTTCGCCTTCAGCACCATCCTGGCGCTGTATTACAACGCCGAAACCAACGTGGTGTACCTGTGCCGCAACCAGCACCGCCCGTGGGTGCTGCGGCTGTTCCAGGTGGCGTTCCTGGGCGTGGCCACGTGGTCGGCGGTCAATACCGCAACGGTGGCGTGGTCGTTGGGCGACATCGGCGTCGGCCTGATGAGCTGGTTGAACATCATCGCGCTGCTGCTGTTGCAGAAGCCGGCACTGGCCGCATTGCGGGACTACGAGAAAAGCCGGCGTGCCGGCATCGACCCGGTGTTCAACCCGCAGGTGGCCGGCGTTGCCCGGGCCGAGTTGTGGAACGAGATCGCCGCGCGCGGCGGCAAATGAGCAGGGCAGGGACCGTGGCGATGCGCCACGGTCCCTGAGGACCGTCATTCGTTGGGCGGCGTGGTCGGCTTGGCTTCGCTGCCGAAGCTGCCGTCGGCCTCGGCAGCCAAGTAGGCAAACACGGTGTAAGCGGCCACGTTCTGTGCCAGCGCGGCCGGGTCGATCTTGTCCAGGGTGTCGTCGGCGGTGTGGTGCAGGTGGAAGTAGTCGCTGCCGTCCTGCGCCAACCACGCCCAGGCGCCGCCCTTGGCGGCCAGCGGGCCCACGTCCGGGCCGGGGCCGCCCTTGTCGGCGGCGTACTCGATGCCGAGTGGCTTGAGCACGTCGGCAATCTGGCGGGTGGCATCGCGCGAGCCCTGCGGGTTCGGCGAGCCGGTGTTGAAGGCGTAGATGCGGCCGGCGCCGAAGTCGCTCTCGGCGGCCAGCTGGTGCAGCACCACGTCCTTGGCATGGGCCTCGGCATACGCCTTGCCGCCGTACAGACCCTGTTCCTCGTTGGCGAACGCCACCACGCGGATGGTGCGCTTCGGGGCCTGCTTGAGCTGGCCGATCAGGTGGCCCGCGGCCATGGTGATGCCCACGCCGGCGCCATCGTCCACGGCACCGGTGCCCAGGTCCCAGGAATCGAGGTGACCGCCGATGACAACGACTTCCTTGGGCAGGCTGCGCCCGGTGATTTCGCCGATGACGTTGTACGAGGTGGCCTTGCCGTCCCACCCGCAATCCAGGCTCAGCTTCAGCGTGGTGCTGCCAAGCGCGACCAGGCGGGCGAGCTGGTTGGCATCGGGTACCGACAAGGCCGCGGCCGGTACCGGCGTCAGGCCGTCATCGAAACGGGTGATGCCGGTGTGCGGCACGCGGTGCGAATCGGTACCGGCCGAGCGCATCACAAAGCCCACCGCACCCTTGCGGATCGCCTCGGACGGGCCCTTGCTGCGCACCGCGCCACCGTTGCCGTAGTCACGACCGTCGCGGTAGGCGGTCATCTGGTAGTCGACGAAGGCGATCTTGCCCTTCAGGGAACCTTCCGGTGCCGCCTGCAGCGCGGCCAGGTCGGCAAAGCGCACCACCTCGGCCTCGACCGTGCCGCCCGGGCTGCCGCCCAGCGCGGTGATGGTCAGCGGCTGGGCGTGCTTGCCGATCACCTGGGCGTGTTCACTGCGGCGTTCCCACTTGGGGAAGGTCACCGGCTCGGTCCAGACCTTGTCAAAACCCAGTGCCTTGAACTTGGCCACGGCCCAGGCCACGGCGCGGGCATCGGCCTCGCCACCGGCGATGCGCGGGCCGATCTCGGTGGTGAGCGACTCGACCACCTTCCAGCCGGTGTCGTCCTTGAGGGCCTGCTCGCGCAGTTCGGCGGCGGTGGCCAGCGACTTGGGCGCCAGCGTGGTGGGGCCGGTCGCCGCGAACGCCGGGGCGGCCAACAGTGCGAGGGAGGATGCGATGGCAAGGACGCGGCGACGCATGGACAGCTCCGGAAAGCAGGACAGAAGCGTCCGAGCTTAGCAGCCTGCCCGGCCCGCACATGGGTGGGAGGTCATGGTTGCGCGGACGCTGTTTTCCATACGCGAAAACCCCGCCGGGGCGAGGTTTCGCATGTGCATCGGCAACCGCCAGAACCACCGGGTAGTGCCGGCCGCTGGCCGGCTCTGCAGACATCCAGCATCGCCTGGAGCCGGCCGGCGGCCGGCACTACCGGGATACTGATGCTTCAGCGCTTGAGGTTGTCGCGGATTTCGCGCAGCAGCAGCACTTCTTCAGCCGGGGCGGCCGGCGCGGCTTCCTTCTTGCGGGCCAGACGGTTGATCACCTTGACCACCAGGAAGATCGCAAACGCCACGATCACAAACTGCACCAGCGTGTTGAGGAAGTCACCGTAGCCGATCACCACCGCCGGGATTTCCTTGCCATCCGGTCCCAGCCGCGCGGGGGCAAGGGTCCAGGCAAGCTGCGAAAAATCCACCCGGCCGATCAGCCAGCCCAGCGGCGGCATGATGATCTTGTCCACCAGTGCGGTGACGATCTTGCCGAACGCCGCACCGATCACGACACCGACCGCCAGGTCGATGACGTTGCCACGCATGGCAAATTCCTTGAACTCGGTAAACATTCCCATCGGGCTCTCCTGTGGCAGGGGTAATCAAATGACGGCGCAGCGTAACGCAGCAGGTGTCATCCGGCGATGATGCCGTGGCGCTCTGCCACATTCTCCAGACGCGCGCTGAAACGGTCGCCGGGCTGCAGTGCCGCCACGCCGGCCGGGGTACCCATGAAGACCAGGTCGCCGGCCTTCAACGCCCACAGCTTGGACAGCTCGTGCAGGATCTCCGGCACGTTCCAGATCATCTGGTCCAGCAGCGATTGCTGGCGCACTTCGCCGTTGATTTCCAGCGACAGATTGAGCGCGGCCAGGTCGCCCACTTCACCGGCCGGCACCAGTTCGCTGATCGGCGCGGAATGATCGAAGCCCTTGGCCGGGTCCCACGGGTGGCCCTTGGCCTTGGCCGCCGCCTGCAGGTCGCGGCGGGTCAGGTCCAGCCCGACACCGTAGCCGAACACCAGCGCCTCGGCCTGGTCCACCGGCAGCTCGCCGGCGGGCGCGTCGCGACCGATCGCCACCACCAGCTCCACTTCGTGGTGCAGGTCGTGGGTGGCAGGCGGGTAGGGGATCACATCGTCATGCCCGACCACGATCGCATCGGCGGGCTTGCTGAAGAACATCGGGCGGCCGCGGTCATCGGCTGCCGGAACGGCGGCGCCCATCTCGCGTGCGTGGTCGGCGAAATTGCGCCCAACACAGTAGATGCGGCGCACCGGGAACGTGCCGCCACCGGCCACCGGAATGCGCGGCTGCTCGGGTGTGGGAATTACATCGGTCATGCTCGCGTCCTGTCACGTTGGGTCACAGGCAGTCTAGAACGAGCGCGCGCGACGTGCCACGCCAAACGTGGCCGAATGCGGGACGGACAAAGGGCCGCGCGACGGCGCGGCAACCCCTCAACGCGACAGCGGCAATGCCTGCTTGCGAACCACGCGGTACTCGGCGTCCACCGCCTGCGGGTCGCTCGGGCGCGTGCCCTGCTTGCGCTGGGCAAGCAGCTTCCACGCAACGCCGGCGATGATCATCGCCGCCCCCACGAACACCCCCACGAACACCAGCGCGGCCAGGATAGCCAAGCCCAACAGACCCACCGCGACGCGCACCAGCGGATGGCGCGGCTTGCGCGGCGCGAACAGGGTGCGGAACGTGTTGAACTGGAAGTAGCGCTTGTACATGGCGTTTCTTTTGGCTGAAGTCAGCGAGCCATCAGTATCCGGGGTGGCCTCTGCCATTGAGTGAAAAACTCGTTAAACGTACCGTGCGTTCATTTCAAATCAATGACTTGTGTTCATCGCCGGGCCAGCCACGTGACGGCGTGAGAGAATGCCGCCCCGTTGAATCCGCGTGCCGACATGTCTGTTTCCGATACCGCCGCCGTTCCCCTGATGGCCCTGGACGCCATTGCCGACGCAGGCTTTGCCGAGGTCGAGGTCACCCTGGACGGCGACAGCGAGTCGCTGGTCATGTACCGCCATGGTGACGACGTGCGCGGGTGGTTGAACATCTGCCCGCATGCCGGGCGACGGTTGGACTGGGCACCGGGACAGTTCCTGAAAAGCCGTGAAGGCCATCTGGTGTGCGCCGCGCACGGCGCGTCGTTCTCGCTTGACGATGGCAGCTGCGTGGCCGGCCCGTGCAAGGGCGACCGCCTGCGCGCGGTACCGCTGCAGGTGCGCGACGGCCAGGTGTGGCTCGGATAGGTAGCGACCGTGGGTCGCTACGCTTTCCTCAGAACATCAGGTTGATCATCGCCACCACCACGATGGTGTAGATCAACGACAGGGGCGCACCGACGCGCCATAGCTCGCGCGGGGTGTAGTTGGCCGGCCCGGTGATCATCGAGATCACCGGATTGGACGCGGTCATCAGGTTGTTGGACGCCGACAACGCCACGATCAACGCGAACGCCGTGGGGTTGCCGCCGGCGGCCAGCGCCAGGTTGACCGCGATGGGCACCATCACGATGGTCGCGCCCACGTGGCTGATGGTCAGCGAGAACACCGTGGTCAACAGCGCCAGCGCGATCTCCAGTACCCACACCGGAATGCCGGTGGGCAGGCGGTCGATGGTGTGCCCGGCCACCCACGCCGCCGCGCCGCTGCTGTCCATGGCCCAACCCAGCGGAATCAGGCCGGCCATCATGAAGATGGTCTTCCAGTTGATCGAGGCATACGCCTCGTCCATGCGCAGCACGCCGGTGAGCAGCATGCCGGCCACGCCGGTCATCAGGGTCAGCGCCACCGGCAGCTTGGAGGTCAGCGCGATCAGGATGGTGATGGCGAAGATGCTCATCGCGATCTTGAACTTGTGCGGGCGCTGCTCGCCTTTGGGGTAGTCGGTGACCACCACGAAATCGCGGCTCTTGGCGGCTTGGGCCAGGTCGGTCCAGATGCTGTGGAAGACCAGCATGTCGCCGGCGCGCAGGGCCACGTTGCGCACGTCTTCGCGGATCACCTGCTTGTCGCGGTTGATCGCCAGCAGGCTGATCCCGCGCTGCTTGCGCAGGCGCAGTTCCGAGGCGGTCTTGCCGATCACGTCCGAGGTGGGTGGGATCACGGCCTCGGAAATACCGGCGCGGCTGGGGTTGAACAGGTCGCCCAGGTGCTTCAGCCGCGAGGACATGCGCAGGAACTGGTTCTGCGCGAAGTCGTTGACCTGCGCGCGGGCGCCCATGACCCCCAGCACGCTGCCCACCCAGATGCGCATCTCCGCCGGCGGTGCCAGCCGGGTGTCATTGCCGGTCTTGAGCGCCAGCAGCAGCGGCGCGTCGTGCACGTTCTCCGCTTCGCCCAGGGTCATGCCCACCAGCGGGCTCTCGGCGCTGACCACCAGCTCGAACACGTCGCCTTCGATGCCGTAGGTCTTGGCGAAGTAGCTCTCGGTGCGCGCCGGGGTGACCCCGTCGTTGGCCAAGGTTTCCTCTTCGACCAGCTTGCGGTCGCCGAAGTAGCGGAAATACAGCAGCGAGGCAACCAGCAGCGCCACGCCGATCGGCAGCGGCGCGAACATGCGCAACGGTTCGATGGTGGCCAGGCCCGAGGGCAGGTTGTTGTTGGCCGACGCCAGCAGATCGTTGAGCAGGATCAGCGGCGAATTGCCCACCATGGTCAGCGCGCCGCCCATCACGATCGCCGCGGCGATCGGCAGCAGCAGGCGCTGCAGGGTCAGTCCGGTGCGTGCGGCCAGCCGCGAGGCCACCGGCAGGTACAGCGCCATCACCGATGGGTTCTGCATGAACGAGGAGTTCAAGCCGGCAATGGCGGTGGTCATCATCAGCAGGCGGGTTTCCACCCCGTGCCCGCGTCGCAGCAGCCAGGCGGCCAGCCGGTTCAACGCCCCGGTGCGGTCCAGGCCCGCACCGAGGATGGTGGTGGCGATGATGCTCATCACCGCGTTACCGGAGAAGCCGCCGAAGATTTCCTCCGGCGCGATCAAGCCGGTGACACCCAGGAC
This is a stretch of genomic DNA from Stenotrophomonas rhizophila. It encodes these proteins:
- a CDS encoding M28 family peptidase; protein product: MRRRVLAIASSLALLAAPAFAATGPTTLAPKSLATAAELREQALKDDTGWKVVESLTTEIGPRIAGGEADARAVAWAVAKFKALGFDKVWTEPVTFPKWERRSEHAQVIGKHAQPLTITALGGSPGGTVEAEVVRFADLAALQAAPEGSLKGKIAFVDYQMTAYRDGRDYGNGGAVRSKGPSEAIRKGAVGFVMRSAGTDSHRVPHTGITRFDDGLTPVPAAALSVPDANQLARLVALGSTTLKLSLDCGWDGKATSYNVIGEITGRSLPKEVVVIGGHLDSWDLGTGAVDDGAGVGITMAAGHLIGQLKQAPKRTIRVVAFANEEQGLYGGKAYAEAHAKDVVLHQLAAESDFGAGRIYAFNTGSPNPQGSRDATRQIADVLKPLGIEYAADKGGPGPDVGPLAAKGGAWAWLAQDGSDYFHLHHTADDTLDKIDPAALAQNVAAYTVFAYLAAEADGSFGSEAKPTTPPNE
- the mscL gene encoding large-conductance mechanosensitive channel protein MscL gives rise to the protein MGMFTEFKEFAMRGNVIDLAVGVVIGAAFGKIVTALVDKIIMPPLGWLIGRVDFSQLAWTLAPARLGPDGKEIPAVVIGYGDFLNTLVQFVIVAFAIFLVVKVINRLARKKEAAPAAPAEEVLLLREIRDNLKR
- a CDS encoding fumarylacetoacetate hydrolase family protein; translation: MTDVIPTPEQPRIPVAGGGTFPVRRIYCVGRNFADHAREMGAAVPAADDRGRPMFFSKPADAIVVGHDDVIPYPPATHDLHHEVELVVAIGRDAPAGELPVDQAEALVFGYGVGLDLTRRDLQAAAKAKGHPWDPAKGFDHSAPISELVPAGEVGDLAALNLSLEINGEVRQQSLLDQMIWNVPEILHELSKLWALKAGDLVFMGTPAGVAALQPGDRFSARLENVAERHGIIAG
- a CDS encoding Rieske (2Fe-2S) protein produces the protein MSVSDTAAVPLMALDAIADAGFAEVEVTLDGDSESLVMYRHGDDVRGWLNICPHAGRRLDWAPGQFLKSREGHLVCAAHGASFSLDDGSCVAGPCKGDRLRAVPLQVRDGQVWLG
- a CDS encoding SLC13 family permease, translating into MDTALTLTTDMKLVLGLVGFTMAMFLFERIRADVVALVVLVVLGVTGLIAPEEIFGGFSGNAVMSIIATTILGAGLDRTGALNRLAAWLLRRGHGVETRLLMMTTAIAGLNSSFMQNPSVMALYLPVASRLAARTGLTLQRLLLPIAAAIVMGGALTMVGNSPLILLNDLLASANNNLPSGLATIEPLRMFAPLPIGVALLVASLLYFRYFGDRKLVEEETLANDGVTPARTESYFAKTYGIEGDVFELVVSAESPLVGMTLGEAENVHDAPLLLALKTGNDTRLAPPAEMRIWVGSVLGVMGARAQVNDFAQNQFLRMSSRLKHLGDLFNPSRAGISEAVIPPTSDVIGKTASELRLRKQRGISLLAINRDKQVIREDVRNVALRAGDMLVFHSIWTDLAQAAKSRDFVVVTDYPKGEQRPHKFKIAMSIFAITILIALTSKLPVALTLMTGVAGMLLTGVLRMDEAYASINWKTIFMMAGLIPLGWAMDSSGAAAWVAGHTIDRLPTGIPVWVLEIALALLTTVFSLTISHVGATIVMVPIAVNLALAAGGNPTAFALIVALSASNNLMTASNPVISMITGPANYTPRELWRVGAPLSLIYTIVVVAMINLMF